In Deltaproteobacteria bacterium, the genomic window TCGCGAAGGAGGAACCGTGACGATCTTCCTGACGGTGCTCCACGTGATGGTGTGCCTGGTGCTGGTCGTGGTCGTGCTGCTCCAACACGGCAAGGGCGCCGACATCGGCGCGGTGTTCGGCGGCGGCGCCAGCAACACCGTCTTCGGCAGCCGCGGCGCGGGCAACTTCCTGACCCGGCTCACGACGGGGGCGGCGCTGATCTTCATGGTCACGAGCCTCGTGCTCTCCTACCTCGCGAACGAGGGCATCTCGAGCGGCCTCTTCGAGGAGGACGCACCACCGCCGGGCGCCGCGGCGCCGGCGCCGGCGGCGGCGGCGGCCGAGGGCGGAGCGCCGG contains:
- the secG gene encoding preprotein translocase subunit SecG, which codes for MTIFLTVLHVMVCLVLVVVVLLQHGKGADIGAVFGGGASNTVFGSRGAGNFLTRLTTGAALIFMVTSLVLSYLANEGISSGLFEEDAPPPGAAAPAPAAAAAEGGAPAEGAAPGGFEEVPAPEGGAAPEAAPAGEPKAEAPAAAEAAAPEATAAEATAPDAAAPPGEKEPAPEAPAAP